One Gossypium hirsutum isolate 1008001.06 chromosome A11, Gossypium_hirsutum_v2.1, whole genome shotgun sequence genomic window carries:
- the LOC107895471 gene encoding endochitinase, translated as MDIKMLYGLLTLTSLAILLQGLGTSAQQCGRQAGGALCANRLCCSQHGWCGSTPEYCGTGCQSQCGGSTPTPSGGNGVGSIITRDLFNQMLKYRNDPRCPSNGFYTYDAFIAAARSFNGFGTTGDLATRKRELAAFFGQTSHETTGGWPTAPDGPYAWGYCFIREQNNPGPYCTPGSWPCAPGRLYFGRGPIQLTHNYNYGPAGRAIGEDLINNPDIVATNAIISFKTAIWFWMTPQGNKPSCHSVIIGQWRPSGADTEAGRVPGYGVITNIINGGLECGRGPDNRVASRIGFYRRYCDILGINYGSNLDCYNQRPFG; from the exons ATGGATATAAAAATGTTGTATGGTCTTTTGACTTTAACTAGTCTAGCAATTCTCTTGCAAGGCCTAGGAACATCAGCACAACAGTGCGGAAGACAAGCGGGAGGTGCACTCTGTGCAAACAGACTGTGTTGCAGCCAACATGGGTGGTGTGGCAGCACACCTGAGTACTGTGGAACTGGCTGCCAGAGCCAGTGTGGTGGCTCCACTCCAACCCCTAGTGGTGGGAATGGTGTTGGCAGCATTATCACTCGTGACCTTTTTAATCAAATGCTTAAGTATCGAAATGATCCAAGATGTCCCAGCAATGGTTTCTATACTTATGATGCTTTCATTGCTGCTGCTCGATCTTTTAATGGATTTGGCACAACCGGAGACCTTGCAACCAGAAAGAGAGAGCTCGCTGCTTTCTTTGGTCAAACCTCTCATGAAACAACAGGTGGATGGCCAACTGCACCGGATGGTCCGTATGCATGGGGATATTGCTTTATTAGGGAACAAAACAACCCAGGTCCTTACTGTACTCCTGGCTCTTGGCCATGCGCTCCTGGCAGACTGTATTTTGGACGAGGACCCATTCAATTGACTCA CAACTACAACTATGGACCAGCTGGAAGAGCCATTGGAGAAGATTTGATAAATAATCCAGACATTGTAGCCACCAACGCAATAATATCCTTTAAGACAGCCATATGGTTTTGGATGACTCCACAGGGAAACAAACCGTCATGCCATAGCGTAATCATCGGGCAATGGAGACCGTCCGGTGCAGACACGGAAGCAGGCCGGGTCCCTGGTTATGGAGTCATCACTAACATAATTAATGGTGGGCTAGAGTGCGGTCGTGGTCCTGATAACAGGGTGGCTAGCAGGATTGGTTTCTACAGGAGGTACTGTGACATCTTGGGTATAAACTACGGAAGCAACTTGGATTGCTATAACCAAAGGCCTTTTGGCTGA